Proteins from a single region of Streptomyces sp. TN58:
- a CDS encoding TetR/AcrR family transcriptional regulator encodes MNISDFHGSATALSVESTGRALTSPTTHGVGRSTPLRVDAQRNLEHVLRAAREVFGELGYGAPMEDVARRARVGVGTVYRRFPSKDVLVRRIAEEETARLTEQARTALGQEEEPWQALSRFLRTSVASGAGRLLPPQVLRVGSTAEEAAEEAEEARVPHQRQAAEAAGAPGLRVVGATRGAAEDEPSDDAGAGALLEVVGRLVHRAREAGELRADVTVADVLLVIATAAPALPDPAQQAAASTRLLDILLEGLRSRTV; translated from the coding sequence ATGAACATTTCCGATTTCCATGGTTCTGCGACCGCGCTCTCGGTCGAGAGCACCGGTCGAGCCCTGACCAGCCCGACCACGCACGGTGTGGGGCGCTCCACGCCACTGCGCGTAGACGCCCAGCGCAACCTGGAGCACGTGCTGCGCGCTGCCCGGGAGGTCTTCGGCGAGCTCGGCTACGGGGCTCCGATGGAGGACGTCGCGCGCCGCGCCCGGGTCGGTGTCGGCACCGTGTACCGGCGGTTCCCGAGCAAGGACGTCCTGGTGCGGCGGATAGCCGAGGAGGAGACGGCCCGGCTGACGGAGCAGGCCAGGACCGCGCTGGGTCAGGAGGAGGAGCCGTGGCAGGCGCTGTCGCGCTTCCTGCGCACCTCTGTGGCTTCGGGAGCCGGGCGGCTGCTGCCGCCGCAGGTGCTGCGCGTCGGCTCGACCGCTGAGGAGGCGGCCGAGGAGGCGGAGGAGGCACGGGTCCCGCACCAGCGCCAGGCCGCCGAGGCGGCCGGTGCTCCCGGTCTGCGGGTCGTGGGTGCGACGCGGGGCGCGGCCGAGGACGAGCCGTCGGACGACGCGGGCGCGGGTGCGCTGCTGGAGGTCGTCGGCCGACTGGTGCACCGGGCTCGGGAGGCCGGCGAGCTGCGTGCCGACGTGACGGTGGCCGATGTGCTGCTGGTGATAGCGACGGCGGCGCCGGCGCTGCCCGACCCGGCGCAGCAGGCGGCCGCGTCGACCCGGCTGCTCGACATCCTGCTTGAGGGGCTGCGTTCCCGGACGGTGTGA
- a CDS encoding NAD(P)/FAD-dependent oxidoreductase: MVKAANSRGAAPGTPPRTRILIVGGGYVGMYTALRLQRKLRAGEAEVTVVTPEPYMTYQPFLPEAAAGAISPRHVVVPLRRVLGKCRIVIGQATHIDHAKRTATVNTLATADEGAGPIEVEYDELVLAPGSVSRTLPVPGLADYGIGFKTVEEAIGLRNHVIEQMDIASSTRDPAVRDAALTFVFVGGGFAGVEALGELEDMARYAARYYHNIKPEDMKWVLVEASDRILPEVGLEMGVYTVRELRSRNIDVRLETRLESCEDRVAVLSDGARFPTRTIVWTAGVKPHPVLAATDLPRNERGRLMCTSFLTVEGVEHAWAAGDAAAVPDITAPPDAEGPRRECAPNAQHAVRQAKVLADNLLAALRGEVLTEYAHKYAGSVASLGLHKGVAHVYGRKLKRYPAWFMHRAYHLSRVPSFNRKMRVLAEWTLSGLFKREIVSLGSLEHPRAEFELAAGGGPKAPPPPLAPNPPKNGQG, from the coding sequence ATGGTGAAGGCTGCTAACTCCCGGGGCGCGGCCCCCGGTACCCCGCCCCGCACGCGCATCCTGATCGTCGGCGGCGGCTACGTCGGCATGTATACGGCGCTCCGGCTCCAGCGAAAGCTGAGAGCGGGAGAAGCCGAGGTCACGGTGGTGACGCCCGAGCCGTACATGACGTACCAGCCCTTCCTGCCGGAGGCGGCCGCGGGCGCCATCTCCCCCCGCCACGTCGTGGTCCCCCTGCGTCGCGTCCTCGGCAAGTGCCGCATCGTCATCGGCCAGGCCACGCACATCGACCACGCCAAGCGGACCGCGACCGTCAACACGCTCGCCACCGCCGACGAGGGCGCCGGCCCCATCGAGGTGGAGTACGACGAACTCGTCCTCGCGCCCGGCTCCGTCTCCCGCACCCTCCCCGTGCCCGGCCTCGCCGACTACGGCATCGGCTTCAAGACCGTGGAAGAGGCCATCGGCCTGCGCAACCACGTCATCGAGCAGATGGACATCGCCTCCTCCACCCGCGATCCCGCCGTCCGCGACGCCGCCCTCACCTTCGTCTTCGTCGGCGGCGGCTTCGCGGGTGTCGAAGCCCTGGGCGAGCTGGAGGACATGGCGCGCTACGCGGCGCGGTACTACCACAACATCAAGCCCGAGGACATGAAGTGGGTCCTGGTCGAGGCCAGCGACCGCATCCTTCCCGAGGTCGGCCTGGAGATGGGTGTCTACACGGTCCGGGAGCTGCGCAGCCGCAACATCGACGTCCGCCTGGAGACCCGGCTCGAATCCTGTGAGGACCGCGTCGCCGTCCTCAGCGACGGAGCCCGCTTCCCGACCCGCACCATCGTCTGGACCGCCGGCGTCAAACCACACCCGGTCCTCGCCGCGACCGACCTCCCCAGGAACGAGCGCGGCCGCCTCATGTGCACCTCCTTCCTCACCGTCGAGGGTGTCGAGCACGCCTGGGCCGCGGGCGACGCCGCCGCCGTCCCCGACATCACCGCCCCGCCGGACGCCGAGGGCCCCCGCCGGGAGTGCGCCCCCAACGCCCAGCACGCCGTCCGCCAGGCGAAGGTCCTCGCCGACAACCTCCTAGCCGCCCTGCGCGGCGAGGTCCTTACCGAGTACGCCCACAAGTACGCGGGCTCGGTCGCCTCCCTCGGCCTCCACAAGGGCGTCGCGCACGTCTACGGGCGCAAGCTCAAGCGCTACCCCGCCTGGTTCATGCACCGCGCATACCACCTCAGCCGCGTCCCCAGCTTCAACCGGAAAATGCGCGTACTCGCCGAATGGACCCTCTCCGGCCTCTTCAAGCGTGAGATCGTCTCCCTTGGCTCACTCGAACACCCCAGGGCAGAATTCGAACTGGCTGCAGGCGGCGGACCGAAGGCACCCCCTCCGCCCCTGGCCCCCAACCCCCCCAAGAACGGCCAGGGCTGA